In one window of Cellulophaga sp. HaHa_2_95 DNA:
- a CDS encoding DUF4198 domain-containing protein, whose product MKKSIATLVILLFVTAQSFAHYLWIEANPQGEKGKKQEVRVYFGEYTYGVVEKVNGEAFPNVKDFTLWIVDGQGIKSELSVRAKEDYYVGYFTPKQEGVYTVVLNNDAINVIDYTEYDFGIFKTHYNAIAKIVIGKAKGETAILNSSGITVKDVSENKEEVKLQVLFKNKPLAKNEFKVYVADLWTKTLETDENGYVQFKKPWDTKYIIETTFEERVPGIYRGDAYEFIWHCATYCIQ is encoded by the coding sequence ATGAAGAAATCAATTGCAACTTTAGTAATACTACTTTTTGTTACCGCACAAAGTTTTGCCCATTATTTGTGGATCGAAGCAAATCCGCAAGGTGAAAAAGGAAAAAAACAGGAAGTAAGAGTCTACTTTGGAGAATATACCTACGGTGTGGTAGAAAAAGTAAATGGAGAAGCATTCCCCAACGTAAAAGATTTTACACTTTGGATTGTAGACGGTCAAGGAATAAAAAGCGAATTGTCTGTACGCGCTAAAGAAGACTATTATGTAGGCTATTTTACACCAAAGCAAGAGGGAGTATATACCGTAGTTTTAAATAATGATGCTATTAATGTAATTGATTATACCGAGTATGATTTCGGAATTTTTAAAACACATTACAATGCTATCGCAAAAATAGTTATAGGAAAAGCGAAAGGTGAAACAGCAATCTTAAACAGCTCAGGAATAACAGTTAAAGATGTTTCCGAGAATAAAGAAGAAGTAAAATTACAAGTCTTATTTAAAAATAAGCCTTTAGCAAAAAATGAATTTAAAGTATATGTGGCCGATTTGTGGACTAAAACTTTAGAAACCGATGAAAATGGGTATGTGCAATTTAAAAAGCCATGGGATACTAAATACATCATCGAAACCACTTTCGAAGAACGTGTGCCAGGAATCTATAGAGGCGATGCTTATGAGTTTATTTGGCACTGTGCAACGTATTGTATTCAATAG
- a CDS encoding TonB-dependent receptor, which produces MLKNLYVFVAIFGIVSFSSAQTSTIKGNVVNAQNNPIADATVLLQNTAHGVMTNAQGQFVIKTVPAGEYILEVSSIGFSTITKTINVIANKNTTVGSVTLVEHEEALKEVIVNGRQNKYSIKTPSTSLRLQTEIVNLPQNIQVVSSDLLKDQQVTNIMDGLIRNVSGVTMLEHWGNFARVNMRGFRLPAFRNGVNIQDTWGPLSEDMSSVERIEFVKGPAGFMMSAGEPGGFYNVVTKMPTINRVAEVSVAAGSFDSYRATADFGGKLTENGKLLYRLNGMYQTADSHRGGEDAERFGISPSITYNVSDKTSLTTQLSIQDAESYLGSAYVFAPVDGGYGSLDRDFKFTDSNYPATDIQETSLFTNFNHDFSKNWSVASQFAYMRYDQVGNSIWLWSLDSDTGDAARYMSIWDALSVGKYFQTYVNGKFDTGSVSHKILGGYDFSQKEYWADFSQFAVIDIDEPFNIYNPRYGNSVLPNFDRSVDLKFRDGVYNYGTTVSAFYFQDEIGFFQDKLRLTLAGRYTNLKTIGKDESDEKFTPRVGLSVDVLPTLKAYALYDQSFQGQTGISAAGDYFDPEEANDIEAGMKKTFFDGRLKTSLGVYQITKENVLVTDPDNVNFSIQLGEIQSKGVEFDLQGEITPELNIILNYANTNVEITEDTDPDNVGTRVAGHAKHMTNGWLNYSFPETSKLKGFGASLGYQYQIDRSTWAWGADNQSDLPDYFRLDGGLSWQNSRLRIQANVNNILNEYLYSGSNYGTYLYWQSEPGINGRVTVTYSF; this is translated from the coding sequence ATGCTTAAAAATTTATATGTGTTTGTTGCGATTTTCGGAATAGTATCTTTTTCCAGCGCGCAGACGAGTACCATAAAGGGTAATGTAGTGAATGCGCAAAATAATCCTATTGCAGATGCAACGGTTCTTTTGCAAAATACCGCACACGGGGTAATGACAAATGCTCAGGGTCAGTTTGTCATAAAAACAGTTCCTGCTGGGGAATATATTTTAGAAGTTTCTTCCATCGGATTTTCAACGATAACCAAAACTATCAATGTTATAGCCAACAAAAACACAACAGTTGGTTCCGTAACGCTAGTAGAACATGAGGAGGCTCTTAAAGAAGTTATTGTCAATGGTAGACAAAATAAATATAGTATAAAAACTCCTTCTACATCTTTACGTCTTCAAACAGAAATTGTAAATCTACCGCAAAACATCCAAGTGGTAAGTAGTGATTTGCTTAAGGACCAGCAAGTAACCAATATCATGGATGGTCTTATACGTAACGTTAGTGGTGTTACAATGTTAGAGCATTGGGGGAATTTCGCCCGAGTGAATATGCGCGGATTTCGATTACCAGCTTTTAGAAACGGAGTGAATATTCAAGATACTTGGGGTCCGTTGTCTGAAGATATGAGTAGTGTAGAGCGTATAGAATTTGTGAAAGGGCCAGCAGGATTTATGATGTCTGCAGGAGAACCAGGCGGATTTTATAATGTAGTTACTAAAATGCCTACCATAAATCGCGTAGCAGAAGTTTCTGTAGCAGCAGGTAGTTTTGATAGTTATAGAGCTACGGCAGATTTTGGAGGGAAACTTACAGAAAACGGGAAGTTGCTTTACCGATTAAATGGAATGTACCAAACAGCAGATTCTCATAGAGGAGGAGAAGACGCAGAACGTTTCGGAATCTCCCCGTCCATAACCTACAATGTTTCTGATAAAACATCCTTAACAACACAGTTAAGTATACAAGACGCAGAAAGTTATTTAGGTTCTGCTTACGTTTTTGCTCCTGTAGATGGTGGTTATGGTAGTTTAGATCGTGATTTTAAGTTTACAGATTCAAATTATCCAGCAACCGACATTCAAGAAACCTCTTTGTTTACAAACTTTAACCACGATTTCTCTAAGAACTGGAGTGTAGCATCACAATTTGCTTATATGCGCTATGATCAGGTTGGAAATTCTATATGGCTTTGGAGTTTAGATTCCGATACCGGAGACGCTGCTCGTTACATGAGTATTTGGGATGCTTTATCTGTTGGAAAATATTTTCAGACCTATGTAAACGGAAAATTTGATACCGGAAGTGTGAGTCATAAAATTTTAGGAGGATATGATTTTAGTCAGAAAGAATATTGGGCAGATTTTAGCCAGTTCGCTGTTATCGATATAGATGAGCCCTTTAATATTTATAATCCGAGGTATGGCAATTCTGTTTTACCAAATTTTGATAGATCAGTAGATTTAAAATTTAGAGATGGTGTTTACAATTATGGTACTACCGTTAGCGCATTCTACTTTCAGGACGAAATAGGCTTTTTTCAGGATAAGCTTAGACTTACATTGGCTGGGAGATATACTAATTTAAAGACAATTGGAAAAGACGAGAGCGATGAAAAATTTACCCCTAGAGTAGGATTAAGTGTAGATGTATTACCAACATTAAAAGCCTATGCTTTGTATGACCAATCTTTTCAAGGGCAGACAGGAATTAGTGCCGCAGGAGATTATTTTGATCCTGAGGAGGCTAATGATATTGAAGCAGGTATGAAGAAAACTTTCTTTGACGGACGTTTAAAAACCTCTTTAGGAGTATATCAAATTACAAAAGAGAATGTATTGGTAACGGATCCTGATAACGTAAATTTTTCTATTCAGTTAGGGGAAATACAATCAAAGGGTGTCGAATTTGATTTGCAAGGGGAAATTACTCCGGAATTGAACATCATTTTAAATTATGCCAATACCAATGTTGAAATCACAGAAGATACCGATCCAGATAATGTGGGAACAAGAGTAGCAGGGCATGCAAAACATATGACCAACGGATGGTTAAATTATAGTTTTCCAGAAACTTCAAAATTAAAAGGTTTTGGAGCATCACTAGGATACCAATACCAAATAGACCGTTCTACTTGGGCCTGGGGAGCAGATAACCAAAGTGATTTACCTGATTATTTCAGACTAGATGGTGGACTTTCATGGCAAAATAGCAGGCTCAGAATACAAGCAAATGTGAATAATATTTTGAATGAATATTTATATTCAGGCTCTAACTACGGCACCTATTTATACTGGCAATCGGAACCAGGAATTAACGGAAGAGTAACAGTAACTTATTCATTTTAA
- a CDS encoding AraC family transcriptional regulator, whose protein sequence is MIKKRRDFNTEELCDLRSFPKCILEEIAVNTNSFTSDAVTVNQYHLLPKYGNGTINNYSSEDIDITISRYQLCKDLVYKPILHHEILQICFLITGEKIIYLNDTQQVFYENRESYMANIDHFNGYSRILAEKPFKELRVILPKAFLINHGLINDFEFKSLTDEKLILPITEELLNILLSIEQKNPIEKANRLYLRAKVFELIALQIELYKKNEERSLKTDQNKILNTLYDVKQRIKATIHKNMTLTELGEDMGITGPALNKEFIRVFGCSIHDFTISEKMRHAKLLLENSEKMVYQIAEEVGYKNSTHFTAAFKKKVGVTPKQYKKQL, encoded by the coding sequence ATGATAAAAAAAAGACGCGATTTTAATACCGAAGAATTATGTGATTTGAGGTCTTTTCCAAAATGCATTCTAGAAGAAATAGCCGTAAACACTAATTCGTTTACAAGCGATGCCGTTACCGTGAACCAATACCATCTCTTACCTAAGTATGGAAATGGTACTATAAACAATTATAGCTCTGAAGATATTGATATTACCATAAGTAGGTATCAACTCTGTAAAGACTTAGTTTACAAACCCATCTTACATCACGAGATCTTACAAATTTGTTTTCTCATCACTGGTGAAAAAATTATATACCTCAATGATACCCAGCAAGTTTTTTATGAAAATAGAGAATCCTACATGGCCAACATTGATCATTTTAATGGCTACAGCAGAATTTTAGCCGAGAAACCTTTCAAAGAACTACGGGTGATACTACCAAAAGCTTTTTTAATCAATCATGGGCTAATTAATGATTTTGAATTTAAGAGTCTGACCGATGAAAAATTGATTCTCCCTATCACAGAAGAACTTCTAAATATCCTTTTGAGTATCGAACAAAAAAATCCTATAGAAAAAGCAAATAGATTGTATTTAAGAGCAAAAGTATTTGAGCTTATTGCCCTACAAATAGAGTTGTATAAAAAAAATGAAGAACGTTCTTTAAAAACAGATCAAAATAAGATTTTAAACACTCTATATGATGTTAAACAACGCATCAAAGCAACTATTCATAAGAACATGACCCTAACAGAACTAGGAGAAGATATGGGTATAACCGGACCTGCTTTAAACAAAGAATTCATTAGAGTTTTTGGATGCTCTATCCACGACTTTACAATTTCAGAAAAAATGCGACACGCCAAACTTCTATTAGAAAATTCTGAAAAAATGGTCTATCAAATTGCTGAAGAAGTTGGGTACAAAAATTCTACCCATTTTACCGCTGCGTTTAAAAAGAAAGTAGGAGTCACCCCTAAACAGTACAAAAAACAATTATGA
- a CDS encoding OmpA family protein, producing MKKYIYSYLFCFFGILTFGYAQQSKLKKAEENFNNHSYALAITTYEALVAKGYESDVIYKNLGDANFNNGDYNKAAEWYGKLFALKTDAIGSEYYFRYAQSLKSTEDYKKSDVYMKKFQKIKGTDSRAQKFEANTEYLELIKSKTKRFTLKKVSVNSKNSEFAPSLYQGNLVFASARDTGLLVNNIHKWTNKAYLNLYQADSTSEDGVFRTPEVFSKQLNSKTHESSTAFTKDGTTVYFTRNNSKDGNFVEDEAGLSRLKIYRASLENGVWGNVIELPFNTNEYSTAHPSLSADEKTLYFASDMPPSLGASDIFKVAINEDGTFGTPENLGNAINTEARETFPFIAESGDLYFSSDGHPGLGGLDVYTVSARTGAVSNVGEPINSKEDDFSIILDEEKLKGFFASNRTGGMGDDDIYAFTFEKIDEEPEAFVSQINGSIIDKLTGELIPLGKVSVYDYANNNLFEITADDQGKFSSPIEFPSKKYRFVAEVEGYNDETVYLITPLGTVDETLEDLNFIIAMEKGDKSSVIGADLVEILKLKTIFFNTNSSYLNPDAFPELDKVVAYLKEFPNARVEVGSHSDSRDSDRYNLWLSDRRAKSTVSYIVSMGISENRITGTGYGETLLVNKCVNDAPCSEAEHALNRRSEFIVFQN from the coding sequence ATGAAAAAGTATATCTACAGTTATCTTTTTTGCTTTTTTGGAATACTAACTTTTGGTTATGCACAGCAGTCAAAGTTAAAGAAAGCAGAAGAAAATTTTAACAACCATTCCTATGCACTTGCAATTACGACCTATGAGGCATTAGTGGCTAAAGGGTATGAATCTGATGTGATTTATAAGAATCTAGGGGACGCTAACTTTAATAATGGCGATTATAATAAAGCGGCAGAATGGTATGGGAAACTTTTTGCTTTAAAAACAGATGCTATTGGATCCGAGTATTATTTTAGGTATGCACAGTCTTTAAAATCTACTGAAGATTATAAGAAATCTGATGTGTACATGAAGAAATTCCAGAAAATAAAAGGAACAGATTCTAGAGCACAGAAGTTTGAAGCAAATACCGAATATTTAGAGCTAATAAAGTCTAAAACAAAACGATTTACCCTTAAAAAAGTAAGTGTAAATTCAAAGAACTCAGAATTTGCACCCTCCTTATACCAAGGAAATTTGGTTTTCGCGAGTGCCAGAGATACAGGTTTGTTGGTGAATAATATTCATAAATGGACTAATAAAGCTTATTTGAACTTGTACCAAGCAGATTCTACCAGTGAAGACGGAGTTTTTAGAACACCGGAGGTTTTTTCCAAACAGTTAAATTCTAAAACACACGAGTCGTCTACAGCATTTACTAAAGATGGTACTACGGTTTATTTTACGAGAAATAACAGTAAAGACGGTAATTTTGTGGAGGACGAAGCGGGCTTAAGTCGCTTAAAGATATACAGGGCTAGTTTAGAAAATGGAGTTTGGGGTAATGTTATAGAATTACCTTTTAATACCAATGAATATTCTACCGCGCATCCTAGTTTAAGTGCCGATGAAAAAACCTTGTACTTTGCATCAGACATGCCTCCAAGTTTAGGAGCTTCAGATATTTTTAAAGTTGCCATTAATGAAGATGGCACCTTTGGTACGCCTGAAAATTTAGGGAATGCCATCAATACAGAGGCGCGAGAAACGTTTCCGTTCATAGCAGAAAGCGGAGATCTATATTTTTCTTCTGATGGTCATCCAGGATTAGGTGGTTTAGATGTCTATACGGTATCTGCTAGAACAGGCGCTGTTTCTAATGTAGGTGAGCCTATAAACAGTAAAGAAGATGATTTTTCTATCATTTTGGATGAAGAGAAATTAAAAGGCTTTTTTGCTTCAAATAGAACGGGAGGAATGGGTGATGATGATATTTATGCCTTTACTTTTGAAAAAATAGATGAAGAACCAGAGGCCTTTGTTTCACAAATAAATGGTTCTATCATTGATAAGCTAACCGGAGAACTGATACCGTTAGGAAAGGTTTCGGTGTATGATTATGCCAACAATAATCTGTTTGAGATTACTGCTGACGATCAAGGTAAATTTTCTTCTCCGATAGAATTTCCTAGTAAAAAATATCGCTTTGTTGCTGAGGTTGAGGGGTATAATGATGAGACGGTATATTTAATAACCCCATTGGGTACGGTCGATGAAACCCTAGAGGATTTAAACTTTATAATTGCCATGGAAAAAGGGGACAAATCGTCTGTAATTGGAGCTGACTTAGTAGAAATTTTAAAACTCAAAACTATATTTTTCAATACCAATAGTTCCTATTTAAATCCAGATGCTTTTCCAGAGTTAGATAAGGTGGTTGCGTATTTGAAAGAATTTCCAAACGCTCGTGTTGAGGTTGGTTCGCATTCCGATAGTAGAGATAGTGACCGTTACAATCTTTGGTTATCAGACCGCAGAGCTAAATCTACCGTTTCCTACATCGTTTCTATGGGAATATCAGAAAACCGGATTACGGGAACCGGCTACGGGGAAACTTTATTAGTAAACAAGTGTGTTAATGATGCGCCATGCTCAGAAGCAGAACACGCCTTGAATCGTAGGTCAGAATTTATTGTTTTTCAGAACTAA
- a CDS encoding type IX secretion system membrane protein PorP/SprF — translation MKLRNYIKILMLIVLMVLPFFGSLKAQQDAQYTQYMYNTLAVNPAYAGSRGALSIAALHRSQWVGLDGAPTTQTFNIHSPISTKVGAGLSIINDEIGNGTNQDTYFDATFSYTILTSETNKLSFGLKAGGHFLNIDFNKLRNYNPSTAPAGVESIDKKFSPNFGAGVYFHNDRFYAGLSIPNFLETEHFDTASGASSTVGTERMNWYLISGYVFDLSYNLKLKPAVLLKAINGAPLQTDISATFLYNDKFSIGAGYRLNAALSALVGFQISERLMAGLAYDKETTALGDTRFNDGSFEVFLRYEFTAKNRNALTPRFF, via the coding sequence ATGAAACTTCGTAACTACATAAAGATATTAATGCTCATAGTGCTTATGGTGCTTCCTTTTTTTGGAAGTCTAAAGGCGCAACAAGATGCTCAGTACACGCAATACATGTACAATACTTTAGCGGTAAACCCTGCTTATGCGGGTTCTCGTGGGGCATTGAGTATTGCTGCACTTCATAGATCGCAATGGGTAGGTCTAGATGGTGCTCCTACCACACAAACCTTTAATATTCATAGTCCAATTTCTACTAAAGTAGGTGCGGGGCTATCTATTATAAATGATGAAATTGGAAATGGAACCAATCAAGATACTTATTTTGATGCTACTTTTTCTTATACCATACTAACCTCAGAAACCAATAAGCTTAGCTTCGGTTTAAAAGCAGGGGGACATTTTTTAAACATCGATTTTAATAAATTAAGAAACTATAATCCTTCGACTGCTCCTGCAGGAGTAGAATCTATTGATAAAAAGTTTTCTCCTAATTTTGGCGCAGGAGTGTATTTTCATAATGATCGTTTCTATGCCGGACTCTCTATTCCTAACTTTTTAGAAACAGAGCATTTTGATACTGCTTCTGGTGCTTCATCTACCGTAGGTACAGAGCGTATGAATTGGTATCTAATTTCTGGTTATGTATTTGATTTGAGTTATAATTTAAAATTAAAGCCTGCTGTACTTTTAAAAGCAATAAATGGTGCTCCACTACAGACCGATATTTCGGCTACATTCCTCTATAATGATAAATTTTCCATAGGAGCAGGATACCGCCTAAATGCGGCGTTAAGTGCGCTAGTAGGTTTTCAAATTTCAGAACGATTAATGGCAGGATTGGCGTATGATAAAGAAACTACAGCTTTAGGAGATACGCGATTTAACGATGGTTCTTTTGAGGTGTTTCTCCGATATGAATTTACGGCTAAAAACAGAAATGCATTAACCCCAAGATTCTTCTAA